The Paraburkholderia sp. FT54 sequence GAATCGTACGAGCGTAACCCTATGACGGTGAGGGCGAGCGTAAAGGCGCCGCCTTGCGCGAGGCCGAGCAGCAGTGTCCAGCCCCACATCGTCGAAAGAGGCGCGAAGAAACAACCCATGAGGCTCACGGCGACCAACATCAATGCGATGACGTTCACCACGCGTTGGTCCGGAAGGCGCGCAATCAGGAAGGGCAGCAGTAAAGACGCTGCGGCCTGAGCAATCACACTAAGCGACAGCATGAGGCCTGCATCGACTGCGCTCATTCCGCGCATGCGCAAAACAGTTGCCAGCCAGCCGAACACGATATATGCAAGCGACGATTGCAACCCCATGAACAGTGTGATCTGCCATGCGAGCGGGTCTCGCCATAAACCGCGAACGACTGGCGCGCTCCTTCCAGCCTGAGTTTCCACAGGTGGCAGTTGCCTCAGCCACATGAGCGCGGCCAGTGCGGCGGGCAGCGCCCAGAGCGCCAATGCCCACGCCCATGCCGTGCCACCGGCGTCACCGAGGAGGCGTCCTGTAGCATTGGCGACTGGCGCCGTTGCTCCGGCAGCCGCGGCGGCGCCCACGGCCATCGAGGCGCTGTACAGTCCGGTCATGAGAGCGACGTGTTGCGGGAAATCGCGTTTCACAACGCCGGGCAGCAGTACATTCATCAAGCCAATCGAAAAGCAGGCGACGACTTGTCCGACATACAACATCTGCCATGAAGGTACGGCTCGCAAGGCGATGCCGGCGGTGACCAGCACCAGCAGCGCGAGCAATGCCCGCTCACTCCCCACGCGTCGGGAGAGCATGGGTGCAAGCGGCCCGAACAGGCCAAAGCATAGAGACGGAAGCGTAGTCAGCATGCTCGCGCCGGCGGGCGTCAGGTGTGTCGCTCGAACCGCTTCGAGGAGGATTGGGCCGACGCTCGTAATGGGCGTGCGCAGCGAGAATGCAATTAGTACGAGGCTCACAGCCAATGCGAGGCTGTGGGTGCGGGAATGATGTGGTTCTGTCACTGTGGGACCCTCAGATGGGAAAGGTCAGCAACTGCTTATGGCCGGAGGCACGGGTGGAGTGCACGTACATTTACCTAAGCTTCTGACTTGATCGTGATGTCGAAGTCGTCATGTATAGGCTCTCTTGCCTTGACTCTGCGCGTTGGGGGCAAATGCGTGCCCCACCTCGTTACACGACGATTGTAGACGCCGTCGCGGGACCACTTTTAGTCCTTTGATCACGGAAGCCTTACCTCGGCTGGGAACATTTTTCCAGTGACCGCATGCGACATTCGAGCTCCGCCAGGTCTCGCGAACCCGCAAGGTACTCATCATCGCGGCGCTGTGCTGTCCGATCAAGCCAACGGCCGATCTCTGTTAAAAGAAAGGAAAACACAATAGTCTCCAAGAAGTTGCTCGTAAGTGACACACAGTTGGACAGACTCATTGCTGCGCATGGTGGCGGTAGTAGCACGCATGGCAAGTCAACGACTTGTCGCCGATGCCGCGCCAATCTCGCGGCGTCAGGATGGCGATTTGCATGAGGCTTCATACGAGCGCCGACCTTGTGCCGCACCATCTTCCTGACGCGTCGACCATGACACTTGTGGTTGGTCGCAAGCAGCACAGCAAGATCTCTAGCGTAGAAAACCCGACGCGCCATCCCACAGCAGCTTCATGGCCGTGACCACCAGCAAACCGTAACAGGCTCTCTACATCTGACGTTGGTCCAGCTTGTCATGCAGGCGCCAACCAAGCCAGACACCGGCAGGAATTGCCGGAAGGCAGATTGCCATCAACGTCCAGACGGCACCGGTTGGCCTTGCCAGAGTCAGCCATGGCAACGCCTTACAGATATTGCCTACCGTGAAAAACATGCTGGTCGTCCCGGCATACATCTGCTTGCCGAGGCCGAGTGGCAGCAAGTACATCGCTAGCGGTGGCCCCCCGGAGTGCGCGACCATGGTGGTAATGCCCGAAGTCATGCCGGCTGTGACGGCTTTACGCGATGAGCGCGGACGCACCACGACTTCTCCACCGCGCTTGATCCACAGGCCGACGAAAGCCAGTGTCACGATGGCCATCACGACGGCTATTGCGCGGTGGTCCAACTCCCGAAACAGAAGATAGCCAAGCCCAATGCCGACTACCAGTCCGGGCACCAGCAACACGAGGTCGGGCTTAGACCAGGTCGATGGCTTCCAGTAGCGCAGGCTAAACAGATCCATTGCAACGAACAGGGGCGCAAGCAAGCCGCCCGCCGTCACGGGATCCATGACGAGCGACAGCAGCGGGATGCCGACGATGGCGAAGCCGCCACCGAAGGCTCCCTTCATGAAGCAGATCAGGAAAACACCAGCGAATGTGATGAGGATAACAGCGGCGTTCAGTTCCATGTCGCCCCCCAATCTTCACCCCAATAACGGAAAAAGTGTTCATTGAGATTGGCCCCGCAAACATTTGCAAGTCCAGTGGCTTGAGTCAGGTACATACGCATGTCCAGTTTTCGGTGAAATTGGGGTCCTGCCCCGCGCACGAACAGCATGCAGAGGGTTGATCCGGGGCCTCACAAGTGCGGCGTTCTGCGTGAGATTGAAGGTCTAAGGCTGAATGGATAACGCATCGTAGTCTGCGATTTCAGTACAATCAAATTATTGTCATAGATACATCTAACGGCGCCGTTGAGCGTAATGTAGCCAACCCGGGCTTGTGCCCTTTCAGGTACCCGCCGAACCGGGCAAGAGCCACTCGGACTGCTGGTCGCAACGTGTGCACGAATGCTGAATTTCAGTGAGATCGTGGAGCTTCGAGAGTCCAGGGCGAAGGAAAATCTCTGTGTGCAAGAAGTATTGGCAAGTGTTGGACGATGTGACCTGACAGGAAGTGTTTGTGTCATGAACGATGTTTGGAAGATAATCGATACATTCAAACGATTGTCATGGAATCGCAATGCCTCGACTCCGTTACAAGGAAGTGGTTGACCAGTTCGCAGCCGACATCCACGAAGGTCGACTGCGTCCTGGAACGCGACTGCCTACCCACCGTGATCTCGCTGCAAGAGAAGGTTTGTCGCTCGTCACTGCCACGCGCGTCTACGCCGAGCTCGATGCAATGGGATTGGTAAGCGGTGAAACCGGCCGGGGCACGTTTGTAAAGGAAGTGCTTCCGCGTGGCCATGGCGTCGATCTCCAGGCCTGGAACGACGCCGCGATCGACCTGAACTTCAACAATCCTTCCATGCCGGGTCAGGGCGAGCTCCTGAGAACGGCGCTGCGAGAATTGGCGGGGTCGGGCAACCTGGAAGCATTGCTTCGGTACCATCCCCATGGCGGGCGGCCGCACGAGCGGGAGACAATGGCCCGCCATCTGGCCAGTCGCGGTTTGTCAGCCTCGCCCGAGAATACGGTGCTGGTGAGCGGTGCGCAGCATGGGCTGACTGCGACAGCCATAGCATTGCTTGAACCCGGCGATGTCGTCGCCGTGGACGCGCTGACGTACCCCGGCTTTAAGCTGACCGCCGAGGCTTTCCGGCTCGAACTCGTTACGATTCCATGTGCTGCAGACGGCCCCGATCTGGATGCTTTGGCGGAATTGTGTCGGCGAAGACGGGTGCGCGCGATGTACACGATGCCGACACTGCATAATCCGTTGGGCTGGGTAGTCAGCGCCCGTCAGAGGCGTGATCTGGTGGCTATTGCTCGACAACATGGACTGATTCTGATCGAGGATGCAGCTTATGCCTTTCTGGAGAAGCGTCCGCCGCCGCCACTAGCTATGCTTGCACCTGAACTGACGGTGTACGTGTCCAGCTTGTCGAAGAGCATCGCAACGGGGCTTCGCGTCGGCATGGTCAGCGCACCGCGCGATTGGGTCGGCAAACTGGAGCGCGCGATCCGGGCGACCGTTTGGAACACGCCCACAACCATGACGGCGATTGCCTGCGGATGGATTGAGGATGGCACCGTTGCAAGGCTGGAAGCGGAGAAACGGCGTGACGCCACCCTGCGCCAGGCCGTTGTGAGCGAAGTCCTTGGTCATTTGAAGTTGGTCCGCCACCCCTCTTCGTACTTCGTCTGGCTGCCACTGCCACAAGAAGTTCGCGCGGATGCTGTTACGAAGGCGTTGCTGCGCGAGCGAATCTCTGTGTCGACAGCCCATCCCTTCGCTACGTCAAAGCACGTTCCACACGCCGTTCGACTGGCACTTGGCTCGGTTGATCTCGAAACGCTACGACAGTCTCTCCAGAAAGTAGCCAAAGTGGTGGAAGACCACGTTGATCTTTAGTATGTTTTTGTTCTAGCTGGATGGCTGAATCTCCTGCCAGGATGCCCGTAGATCAGTTGCACCTCAACATCCGTCGTGGACAGACGATCGAAGAACGGTAAACCGCAGTAACTTTGACTTGGCTTCGGTTGCATTGCTAATGCGGTAGTCAGGCAAACACCCCGGATCGCGCAGAGGCAGCGGAGGACCGGCTACCGCCGGTACGATCGCGAGATGCGGGTGGTGCCGAAACTGCAGGTGCGCGATGCAGATCGCCGACCTCGTTCGCCTGATCGTTGGGGGGAAGCCTGGTGGCGACCGCCCCGTGCGCGACATCAGAGGTGCTTCCTGAACCAGTCAACGGCCTCGCGTGAAGCGCTTGGAAGTTCGGCTAGATACGGGTCGAAGTGCCCTCCCTTGAGCATGACCAGCCGCTTCGGCTCGAGTGCCTGCTCGTATGCCTTGAGCGCCAGGTCGGTAACGGCGATGTGGTCATGCTGCGCCACCAGCATCAGCAGCGGAGTCGGCGATACACGCGGGATGTACTCGCCTGGCGAATACATGCGCGCCCAGCGCGTCGAGCGCAGCGTGAGCGTGTTTTCCCAGACACCCTCAGGCACTGGCTGAAGGTAAAAGCTCACCGCATCCGCAGCCTTGTAAGCGGCCGGCACGGCGGGATCGCCGCTGACGATCTGTTGCATCGCCGGCGGTTCGCCATTGAGTTGAGCGCGCTCGTCAGCCGCGAACCTCGCCTCGAGATCTGCAACGCCCTCCGGCGGAATCCGTCGCAGTCCGCCGGCGTAACCGTCGATGGTGGGCGCTTGCGCGACCGCTGCCTTCAGACGCCGGTCCGTCGCACCAAGCACGAAGGCATGCCCACCTGCGAAGCTCGTGCCCCAGATGCCGACGCGGTTCTCGTCCACTTCCGGCCGCGCCTGCAGGTACGAGATGGCGCGGCGCCAGTCGGTGATCTGTTGCCACGGGTTAATGTCTTGCCGTGGCTCACCGCCGCTTTCGCCAAAGTTGCGGTGGTCGTGCAGCAGCACGACAAAACCGGCTTGTGCGAATGCTTCGGCAAACGGCTCGATGCCATGGTATTTCGTTCCGGCGAAGCCGTGCGCCATGGTGATGGCGGGCAGCGGCGCGTCGTGATGTTCTGGCAGGAACAGCCATGCCGACAGGTCGATTCCACCATCGACGGGGATACTTACGTGTTGCTTCTGGTACATCGATGCACTCCTTCCCGGTTATCAATCGTCGAGGTCGCCGAGCAGCCGGCTCAGGTCCAGTTCCGCCTCGCGCGTCTGGAAGCCGCGCGCCATGGCAGATGCCATCCGGCGCTGCGCGGGCAGCGACCGCACGTTTTCTCCAAAGAGATTTGAATCGCGCCGAAACTCGTCGATGGGAGCCAGTGCGATGGCATTGACGCGCTCCTTGACGATGGCGTGTCCGGCCGCCGGGAAACGGGAGATGCGCCGCGCGAGCGATGCAACGAAGTCGCCGAGCGACCCGGCGGGCAACGCCCGGTTGATCCATCCGTACGTTTCCGCGAGGTTCGCGTCATAGTCCAACGCACCCAGCATCACTTCGAGCGCACGGCCGCGGCCCATCAGGCGAGTAAGCGACTGGGCCGCGCCGCCGCCGGGAATCAGTCCGAAGGCGGGTTCCATCTGGCTGAACACCGCCGATTCCCGCGCGGCAAAGCGCATATCGCAGGCGAGCGCGAATTCGCTGCCGGCACCGCGCACACGCCCTTCGATCTGCGCGATCGAGACAAGCCGGCTTGCGCTCAAATGGCGGAACAGCAGCGCGATCGAGGGCTCGCCGGTCAGCTTTGCGGCTTCGTCGCGATACTCCTTTACCTTCGTCACATCCACGTGCGAGATGAAATAGTCGGGATCGGCGCTGCTGAAGACGAGCACCTTGATGCCATCGTCGGCTTCAGCGTCCTTGATCAGCGTGACGAGGTCGCGCACGAGTTCGGGGCCGAGCAGGTTCATGGGTGGCGCAAACATGTTTACGAACAGAACGGCTCCGTCGCGGTTCACTTTGAGCGTTTCGAAAGTCATGGTGGCTGGTTCCCGATGGGCAAGTCGGTGTTGGCTGGTGGTACACGAGGCCGAGCGCCTTGGACAGTGGCGCACAGGATGCGCAAGCGCGGCCGGATCGATACAGAATCTAGGCCGTTCCTGGACCTTTGAGTAGCCGGTAGAATTGAGAACTGACCTCTCATTGGTGGAAGGCCATGGATCGGTTTGAGGCAATGGGCATCTTGCTGGCGGCGATAGACACGGGAAGCCTGTCCGCCGCCAGTCGAAAACTTCGTATTCCTCTGGCGACAGTGAGCCGACGCGTTTCCGATCTGGAGGCACACCTGAATGTGCAATTGGTCGTGCGCGGCACCCGCGCGCTGACACTGACGGAAGCCGGGCGCGGCTACGTGGCGTCATGCCGGCGGGTTCTGGAGGAGGTCGCGGAAATCGAACGCACGACTTCCGGCGAATATCAGGCGCCGCAGGGAGAACTGGTGATCAGCGTGCCGCCCGTGATGGGGCGCATCCACGTTATGCCGGTGATAGTCGAATTTCTAGCCGCGTTTCCGCAAATCCGCATGCGCGTGCAACTGACGGACCGGCTCGTCAATCTGCTGGATGAGCGTGTGGATCTCGTGCTGCGGCTTGGGGAACAACCGAGCAGCAGCCTGATTTCAACGCGTGTCGGCCTGCATCGGCAAGTGCTGTGCGCAAGCCCTGCTTACCTGAAAAAGCATGGGACACCGCGCAAGCCCGAAGATCTTCTCTCGCACGACTGCGTGTCATTCGAAGGGTATGCGGTGGGCAGCAACTGGGAATTTCACTCCAGAGGCCGGACATTGAAGATCGAGGTGCCGTCCCGGCTGGTGGTGAGTTCAGTGGAGGCTGCCGTCGTTGCCGCGGCGGAGGGTGCGGGCATTGCGCGGGTCGTGTCGTACCAGATTGAAGAACCCGTGCAATCCGGTCGTCTCGTGAAGCTTCTGGAAGCCTTCGAGCCGCACCCGGCGCCTGTCAACCTCATGTACGCGGCCCAACGCCAGATACCGCTCAAGCTGCGGGCACTTATCGACTTCCTGGTGCCGAAGCTGAGGGAAAGGCTCGGTTACGCGAATGCCGCAGGTCCGCGGCCGCCACGCCCGGCCCGCAGGCGGCCGACATCGTCTTAGACACCTGAGCATTCCCACTAGCCGGCGGCCCACTCTGCGAGTTGCATGGTGATGCCCCCGTTAGTGACACATGCATAGGAATGCAAATTCAGGCCCGACTTCCTATATCCCGATCTGACTCACGAACGCATGTTCGTAAAAGCACCGGCGCAACCGATGCCCATCGCTCAGGTCGACATTTGCCTTCCAGAAACGAAAGGGAAGTTCCCAATTCTGCCGGCTACTCGAAGGACGAGGAAAGGCTTAGATTCTGTGCCGTACCGTGAGAGGTTTCCAATGCGTCGGCACGGTCGGACCGAAGCGTCACGCTGGTCAATTCGCGAAATCGTGCGCGAGGATTGCCAGCGCATCGGATTGGCGACCACGCAGACGCATCTAGGCCAGAGCAGTCCATTCACCAGGCAGAGCGCAGATGACCCGTCATTCTTCGAAACGTAGTCGTGCAGGTGCCCATCACATTTTTGCCGATTGGAGGCGATGTCTGTTCGGATCTGGCTTGGGTGGAGGCCCGCTCGCATGATCCCCCCTGTCCGCTACCCGGATGCTGTCGATACTGCCCAAATGGCGAGCGAAGCAGCAGTGGCTATTCTCGGTCAAGGTATTCGGCGCCGCGATGCTTTCGCTCTATATTGCGCTCGCGCTTGGCCTGGATCACCCCTATTGGGCCATGGCGACGGTCTATCTGGTTTCGAATCCGCTGGACGGTGCGACACGCTCGAAGAGCGCCTATCGCATCGGCGGCACGGTGCTACGCGCGGCCGCGGCACTCGTGCTGGTGCCGCCGTTGGTCAATGAGCCGTTAGCCCTGATGGCCGCTATCTCGTTCTGGACGGCCGCGCTGCTGTACCTGTCCCAAATGGAGCGCGGGCCGCGAAGCTACACGTTCCTGCTGGCAGCGTTCACGCTGCCGATCGTCGCCTTACCGACAGTCACTGATCCGACTACCGTATTCGACGTGGCGCTTGTACGGGTCGAGGAAACTGTAATCGGCATCGTCTGCGCCAGTGTGTTTGCCACTCTGGTCTTTCCGACCCGCGTCGCAACAGTGTTGCGTGCGCAATCGCAAACGTGGCTCGCCGATGCGGCGCTGTGGGTCACCGACATGCTTGCCGGAGATCCGCGAAA is a genomic window containing:
- a CDS encoding MFS transporter is translated as MTEPHHSRTHSLALAVSLVLIAFSLRTPITSVGPILLEAVRATHLTPAGASMLTTLPSLCFGLFGPLAPMLSRRVGSERALLALLVLVTAGIALRAVPSWQMLYVGQVVACFSIGLMNVLLPGVVKRDFPQHVALMTGLYSASMAVGAAAAAGATAPVANATGRLLGDAGGTAWAWALALWALPAALAALMWLRQLPPVETQAGRSAPVVRGLWRDPLAWQITLFMGLQSSLAYIVFGWLATVLRMRGMSAVDAGLMLSLSVIAQAAASLLLPFLIARLPDQRVVNVIALMLVAVSLMGCFFAPLSTMWGWTLLLGLAQGGAFTLALTVIGLRSYDSHVAAQLSSMVQGVGYLIAATGPFIAGSLMHSTGSLHSLAVLCVAVCAMSAWFGYAAGRREHVNVRIELTTV
- a CDS encoding DUF3563 family protein, with amino-acid sequence MSLSNCVSLTSNFLETIVFSFLLTEIGRWLDRTAQRRDDEYLAGSRDLAELECRMRSLEKCSQPR
- a CDS encoding sulfite exporter TauE/SafE family protein — translated: MELNAAVILITFAGVFLICFMKGAFGGGFAIVGIPLLSLVMDPVTAGGLLAPLFVAMDLFSLRYWKPSTWSKPDLVLLVPGLVVGIGLGYLLFRELDHRAIAVVMAIVTLAFVGLWIKRGGEVVVRPRSSRKAVTAGMTSGITTMVAHSGGPPLAMYLLPLGLGKQMYAGTTSMFFTVGNICKALPWLTLARPTGAVWTLMAICLPAIPAGVWLGWRLHDKLDQRQM
- a CDS encoding PLP-dependent aminotransferase family protein is translated as MPRLRYKEVVDQFAADIHEGRLRPGTRLPTHRDLAAREGLSLVTATRVYAELDAMGLVSGETGRGTFVKEVLPRGHGVDLQAWNDAAIDLNFNNPSMPGQGELLRTALRELAGSGNLEALLRYHPHGGRPHERETMARHLASRGLSASPENTVLVSGAQHGLTATAIALLEPGDVVAVDALTYPGFKLTAEAFRLELVTIPCAADGPDLDALAELCRRRRVRAMYTMPTLHNPLGWVVSARQRRDLVAIARQHGLILIEDAAYAFLEKRPPPPLAMLAPELTVYVSSLSKSIATGLRVGMVSAPRDWVGKLERAIRATVWNTPTTMTAIACGWIEDGTVARLEAEKRRDATLRQAVVSEVLGHLKLVRHPSSYFVWLPLPQEVRADAVTKALLRERISVSTAHPFATSKHVPHAVRLALGSVDLETLRQSLQKVAKVVEDHVDL
- a CDS encoding alpha/beta fold hydrolase — protein: MYQKQHVSIPVDGGIDLSAWLFLPEHHDAPLPAITMAHGFAGTKYHGIEPFAEAFAQAGFVVLLHDHRNFGESGGEPRQDINPWQQITDWRRAISYLQARPEVDENRVGIWGTSFAGGHAFVLGATDRRLKAAVAQAPTIDGYAGGLRRIPPEGVADLEARFAADERAQLNGEPPAMQQIVSGDPAVPAAYKAADAVSFYLQPVPEGVWENTLTLRSTRWARMYSPGEYIPRVSPTPLLMLVAQHDHIAVTDLALKAYEQALEPKRLVMLKGGHFDPYLAELPSASREAVDWFRKHL
- a CDS encoding enoyl-CoA hydratase/isomerase family protein, producing the protein MTFETLKVNRDGAVLFVNMFAPPMNLLGPELVRDLVTLIKDAEADDGIKVLVFSSADPDYFISHVDVTKVKEYRDEAAKLTGEPSIALLFRHLSASRLVSIAQIEGRVRGAGSEFALACDMRFAARESAVFSQMEPAFGLIPGGGAAQSLTRLMGRGRALEVMLGALDYDANLAETYGWINRALPAGSLGDFVASLARRISRFPAAGHAIVKERVNAIALAPIDEFRRDSNLFGENVRSLPAQRRMASAMARGFQTREAELDLSRLLGDLDD
- a CDS encoding LysR family transcriptional regulator, with the protein product MGILLAAIDTGSLSAASRKLRIPLATVSRRVSDLEAHLNVQLVVRGTRALTLTEAGRGYVASCRRVLEEVAEIERTTSGEYQAPQGELVISVPPVMGRIHVMPVIVEFLAAFPQIRMRVQLTDRLVNLLDERVDLVLRLGEQPSSSLISTRVGLHRQVLCASPAYLKKHGTPRKPEDLLSHDCVSFEGYAVGSNWEFHSRGRTLKIEVPSRLVVSSVEAAVVAAAEGAGIARVVSYQIEEPVQSGRLVKLLEAFEPHPAPVNLMYAAQRQIPLKLRALIDFLVPKLRERLGYANAAGPRPPRPARRRPTSS